In Chryseobacterium gotjawalense, the following are encoded in one genomic region:
- a CDS encoding transposase, whose protein sequence is MQKSVAILKLAHWFKEVEECGFKSFLVLMKTIMNHYNDILNYFDQRSTNASAESFNAKIKNFRLQLRGVKDKSFFLFRLSKIFA, encoded by the coding sequence ATGCAAAAGTCTGTAGCAATCCTAAAATTAGCACATTGGTTCAAAGAAGTAGAGGAATGTGGGTTTAAATCATTTTTAGTACTCATGAAGACCATTATGAATCATTACAATGACATTCTCAATTATTTTGACCAAAGAAGCACCAATGCGTCGGCAGAATCTTTTAATGCGAAAATAAAAAACTTCAGATTACAACTTCGAGGGGTAAAAGACAAATCATTTTTCCTTTTCAGATTATCCAAAATTTTTGCTTAG
- a CDS encoding tetratricopeptide repeat protein produces the protein MKDIMNLTKKIAFGVSVGFLSNFAFGQTLQEGINSADSHKYAHARQIFTEMVAKSATADNYFYLGNSYLTQFEPNFEKAKEDFDKGLQIDKKSNLNKIGLASIKLGKGDKAAIGEIQNIVKDSKEKDPEVLYRAAEALTLFGGTANADMAIDYLNKAIEKSAKNGTPAHYYYTLGDAYRLKLTNSPQVAGSAMTAYEKALPSAKNKASVFTRIGTLWMQAQQWKPAKENIDKAILADPTYAPAYKAKAAYDIRYQENALATQDLINYAKYADEDPDTQLEISKLFFTNEDYGNSKMYLDKVFDKVDDAIKYKLRAYLQYADGDYAGAKSSMDSFTSKADKSRVKTSDEGLIGLIAAGLAQKETDPVKKAALNAEAQQKIAIAKAAKDETMKWDDELVKIKGGGGVNQAAVDAGATSPEIEALKKQVAANPQDTDALFKLANAYQEVKNWNGAILSWQKMSGLLPDWAPAYYSQGYAQQQAGHKELAKIAYEKFIATVKPAEVESSKEILSYAYFAVAYLDKDSNPAKAKDYVSKSLQLNPTYQDAINLNKQLNK, from the coding sequence ATGAAAGATATAATGAATTTAACGAAGAAGATTGCTTTCGGGGTTTCAGTTGGTTTTTTGTCCAATTTTGCTTTTGGTCAAACTTTGCAGGAAGGGATTAATAGTGCAGACAGTCACAAGTATGCGCATGCCAGACAGATTTTTACAGAAATGGTTGCAAAATCTGCCACTGCAGACAATTATTTTTATTTAGGAAATTCCTATTTAACCCAGTTTGAACCCAACTTTGAAAAAGCAAAAGAAGATTTCGATAAAGGTTTACAAATAGATAAAAAAAGTAATCTTAATAAAATTGGGTTGGCATCTATTAAATTAGGAAAAGGAGATAAAGCGGCAATAGGCGAAATTCAGAATATTGTGAAGGATTCTAAAGAAAAAGATCCGGAAGTTCTTTACAGGGCAGCAGAAGCACTCACCCTTTTCGGCGGTACGGCCAACGCTGACATGGCAATTGATTATTTAAATAAAGCCATAGAGAAATCAGCTAAGAACGGAACCCCTGCTCATTATTATTATACGCTTGGTGATGCATACCGTTTGAAATTGACAAACAGTCCACAGGTTGCAGGTTCCGCAATGACTGCTTATGAGAAAGCTTTGCCAAGTGCAAAAAATAAAGCTTCTGTATTTACAAGAATCGGAACACTTTGGATGCAAGCCCAGCAGTGGAAACCTGCCAAAGAAAATATTGATAAAGCAATTCTGGCAGATCCAACGTATGCTCCTGCTTATAAAGCAAAAGCTGCTTATGACATCAGATACCAGGAAAATGCATTGGCAACTCAGGATTTGATTAATTATGCAAAATATGCAGATGAAGATCCAGATACCCAATTAGAAATTTCTAAACTTTTCTTTACTAATGAAGATTACGGAAACTCGAAAATGTATTTGGATAAAGTATTCGATAAAGTAGATGATGCTATTAAATATAAATTAAGAGCTTATCTGCAGTATGCTGATGGAGATTATGCCGGTGCAAAAAGCAGCATGGATTCTTTCACTAGCAAAGCGGACAAGTCCAGAGTTAAAACATCTGATGAAGGATTAATAGGTCTTATCGCGGCAGGATTAGCACAGAAAGAAACAGATCCTGTTAAGAAAGCAGCTTTGAATGCAGAAGCGCAACAAAAAATAGCGATTGCAAAAGCAGCTAAAGATGAAACCATGAAGTGGGATGATGAATTAGTGAAAATCAAAGGCGGCGGTGGAGTCAATCAAGCTGCAGTAGATGCAGGCGCGACCAGTCCGGAAATCGAAGCATTGAAAAAACAAGTTGCCGCAAATCCTCAGGATACTGATGCATTGTTCAAGTTGGCAAACGCGTACCAGGAAGTTAAGAACTGGAACGGCGCGATTCTCTCTTGGCAAAAAATGAGCGGATTGTTGCCGGATTGGGCTCCAGCTTATTATAGTCAAGGCTACGCGCAGCAGCAAGCTGGCCATAAAGAATTGGCTAAAATCGCCTACGAGAAATTTATTGCAACTGTGAAGCCTGCAGAAGTTGAAAGCAGCAAAGAGATTCTTTCTTACGCATATTTTGCAGTAGCTTATTTAGATAAGGATAGTAACCCGGCAAAAGCCAAAGATTACGTAAGTAAATCATTGCAGTTAAATCCTACTTATCAGGATGCAATTAATCTGAACAAGCAGTTGAATAAGTAA
- a CDS encoding PstS family phosphate ABC transporter substrate-binding protein, producing MKNRLVLMISIFVLLISCKKKPGVVVGSPQEGEITMEVDESFASVSEALTERYMALYPNTKINLKIKKEDFSFLDLLEAKVDVIVMSRELSKVEKNAYNKETGLDWLPAKFAADAVVFVVPKDSPRESITVEEIKQELTNDKKNIIFDGTNSSNLNFVAQKLNTKPDLIKFSIINGNKNIIEQLNKFPDKIGAIGLNTISRPYDSESEKLKQSVKILKVVQDNKSFEPRVENLIDMSYPFARVLYFLTNEKYFGLANGFIRFSCTQLGQIVVSKEGLQPYYIFKREVQMR from the coding sequence ATGAAGAATAGACTTGTATTAATGATAAGTATTTTTGTACTGTTAATATCGTGCAAAAAGAAACCGGGTGTTGTTGTAGGTAGTCCGCAGGAAGGTGAAATCACTATGGAAGTAGACGAATCTTTTGCCAGTGTTTCCGAAGCATTGACTGAGCGATATATGGCACTTTATCCCAACACCAAAATTAATTTAAAAATTAAAAAGGAAGATTTTTCTTTTTTAGATTTATTGGAAGCAAAAGTTGACGTGATTGTAATGTCACGGGAATTAAGCAAGGTTGAAAAAAACGCTTACAATAAAGAAACCGGTCTGGATTGGCTTCCGGCAAAATTTGCCGCTGACGCTGTTGTTTTTGTCGTCCCAAAAGATTCTCCCAGAGAATCAATTACCGTGGAAGAAATTAAGCAGGAGCTGACCAATGACAAAAAAAATATTATTTTTGATGGAACCAATTCGAGTAACCTTAATTTCGTTGCTCAGAAATTAAATACTAAACCGGATTTAATAAAGTTTTCTATTATTAATGGTAATAAAAATATAATAGAACAATTGAATAAATTTCCAGATAAAATAGGAGCTATTGGCTTAAATACGATCAGCAGACCTTACGATTCAGAATCCGAGAAATTAAAACAGTCAGTTAAGATTTTGAAGGTTGTTCAGGATAATAAGTCTTTTGAACCGCGGGTAGAAAACCTGATAGACATGTCTTACCCTTTTGCGCGCGTTTTATATTTTCTGACCAATGAAAAGTATTTTGGTTTAGCAAATGGTTTTATTCGGTTCTCCTGTACCCAACTCGGCCAGATTGTAGTTTCAAAAGAGGGTTTACAACCTTACTATATTTTTAAAAGAGAGGTTCAGATGCGTTAA
- a CDS encoding energy transducer TonB — protein sequence MADEHTYNTTPTLDEIVFENRNKAYGAFDLRTSYRSVLTKAFIFGTVLFLVCAITPFVIMKIKQMNAKETTEVNANLIDILPEQEQIIETPNEPPPPPPPPPKEEPKIEVIQNVVPEPVKAPKVETPPPPISKQLETTTGVVAQEGVKAPAYAPPPPPPSTGKVQSVEVKPQVSEQQIYTEVEQLAEFPGGINKFRSSVQNNFDTGAMEGDEGKVQTVITFVVERDGSITDVKADGSNKTFNAEAVRTVKSVKNKWSPAKINGQAVRYRYRLPLTMQFE from the coding sequence ATGGCAGATGAACACACTTACAATACGACTCCTACCCTGGATGAGATTGTATTTGAAAACAGAAATAAAGCGTATGGTGCATTTGATTTAAGAACAAGCTATAGATCAGTCCTTACAAAAGCTTTCATCTTCGGAACGGTTTTATTCCTTGTTTGCGCAATTACCCCATTTGTAATTATGAAAATAAAACAAATGAATGCGAAAGAAACAACAGAAGTAAATGCCAATTTAATTGACATTCTTCCGGAACAGGAGCAAATTATAGAAACACCCAACGAACCGCCGCCACCCCCACCGCCGCCACCAAAAGAAGAACCTAAAATTGAGGTCATTCAGAACGTAGTGCCGGAACCGGTAAAAGCGCCTAAGGTAGAGACTCCACCGCCGCCAATTTCAAAACAGTTGGAAACAACTACAGGAGTTGTGGCTCAGGAAGGAGTGAAAGCTCCAGCTTATGCACCGCCACCGCCACCTCCATCAACAGGAAAGGTGCAGTCGGTAGAAGTGAAACCACAGGTTTCAGAACAGCAGATTTATACAGAAGTAGAGCAGTTAGCTGAATTCCCTGGTGGAATTAATAAGTTTAGATCTAGTGTTCAAAACAATTTTGACACGGGAGCAATGGAAGGTGATGAAGGGAAAGTACAGACTGTAATTACTTTCGTAGTTGAACGGGATGGTTCAATTACCGATGTTAAAGCTGACGGCTCTAATAAAACATTTAACGCTGAAGCAGTGAGAACTGTGAAGTCTGTGAAAAATAAATGGTCTCCTGCAAAAATTAATGGTCAAGCTGTAAGATATCGTTACAGATTACCTCTAACAATGCAGTTCGAATAA
- a CDS encoding ExbD/TolR family protein, with amino-acid sequence MADVQVKDNSGKGGKVRSKKQVPHVDLTPMVDLAFLLITFFMLVTTFNKPNVMDLGLPAKPKENQKPPDTEIDLSNSISIILGKDNKIFYHQLSKDELTEANLNETTFDREGITKVIEQAKARAKDPAKFTVIIKPTDDAVYKNFVDMLDEMAITKNEIYGITDIKPWEEAIYEKKVGQSKTAPAKPTN; translated from the coding sequence ATGGCAGATGTACAAGTAAAAGACAACAGCGGGAAAGGCGGAAAGGTACGCTCGAAAAAGCAAGTGCCCCACGTAGATTTAACTCCCATGGTGGATTTGGCGTTCCTTTTGATTACATTCTTTATGTTAGTTACCACTTTTAACAAACCGAATGTGATGGATTTAGGTCTTCCGGCAAAACCGAAAGAAAACCAAAAACCACCTGATACAGAAATTGACTTATCCAACTCTATTTCAATAATTTTAGGGAAAGACAATAAAATTTTCTATCACCAGTTATCAAAAGACGAGCTAACAGAAGCAAATCTTAATGAAACTACTTTCGATAGAGAAGGGATTACAAAAGTAATCGAGCAGGCAAAAGCCAGAGCAAAAGATCCAGCCAAATTTACGGTGATCATTAAGCCAACGGACGATGCAGTATATAAAAATTTCGTAGATATGCTAGATGAAATGGCCATTACCAAAAATGAAATATACGGTATTACCGATATTAAACCTTGGGAAGAAGCTATTTATGAGAAAAAAGTAGGGCAATCCAAAACTGCTCCTGCTAAACCTACCAACTAG
- a CDS encoding ExbD/TolR family protein, which produces MARVKPKRHNIRVDMTAMTDVSFLLLTFFILTAQFAKPDIETITTPSSISEKLLPDASLMTILSTQDGRFYFTPVENGTERIALLDKMGEKYGMKFTDPEKVAFSNVQSIGVPMNQLKGFLDLSEEDRKAFKSKTGIPMDSTNKQLLDWVQQSLAINPDYKLAIKGDVDTQYPKVKSLFEGLRDIDFLKFWLITSQEVAK; this is translated from the coding sequence ATGGCGAGAGTCAAACCAAAAAGACATAATATAAGGGTAGATATGACGGCGATGACCGACGTATCGTTTCTACTCCTTACATTCTTTATCCTCACGGCTCAGTTTGCAAAACCTGATATCGAGACGATAACCACGCCATCTTCTATATCTGAAAAACTTCTTCCAGATGCGAGTTTAATGACTATTTTGAGCACACAGGACGGAAGATTCTATTTCACACCAGTTGAAAACGGAACCGAGCGAATTGCTCTATTGGATAAAATGGGAGAGAAGTATGGTATGAAATTTACTGACCCGGAAAAAGTTGCTTTTTCTAATGTGCAGTCAATTGGAGTTCCGATGAATCAACTTAAAGGATTCTTGGATCTTTCAGAGGAAGACCGTAAAGCTTTTAAAAGCAAAACGGGAATCCCTATGGATAGTACAAATAAACAATTACTGGATTGGGTACAACAAAGTTTAGCCATTAACCCTGATTACAAACTAGCAATCAAAGGGGATGTGGACACACAGTATCCTAAAGTTAAATCTTTATTTGAAGGATTGAGAGATATTGATTTCTTGAAATTCTGGTTAATAACAAGTCAGGAAGTGGCAAAATAA
- a CDS encoding MotA/TolQ/ExbB proton channel family protein: MEMNVSNNEEQVVAKKLGGLNPALIIPVLILIGVAIYIFVLGNPGNFKADPRLDGLSSVAFSGLDTKELHPGNGFMGVIYMGGPIVPILISFMIIVIVFSIERALVLGKATGKGNIDNFVLTVRRLLNQNKVEEAIEECDRQEGSIGNVVKEGLTTYKALSNDTTMNKEQKMVALNKSIEEATTLEMPMLEKNMMILSTLGTVATLVALLGTVIGMIKAFSALGSGGGTPDSAALSIGISEALVNTALGIGTSAVAIVLYNYFTSKIDGLTFKIDEIAMSIQQSFAEFH, from the coding sequence ATGGAAATGAATGTTTCAAACAACGAGGAGCAAGTAGTTGCTAAAAAATTAGGTGGTTTAAATCCAGCGTTAATAATCCCTGTTCTTATCTTGATAGGAGTCGCTATTTACATCTTTGTATTAGGTAACCCAGGTAATTTTAAAGCTGACCCAAGGCTTGATGGTCTTTCATCTGTAGCTTTTTCAGGTTTAGATACCAAAGAATTACACCCAGGTAATGGTTTTATGGGAGTTATTTACATGGGAGGACCAATCGTACCTATTCTTATTTCTTTTATGATTATCGTAATCGTATTCTCAATCGAGCGTGCTTTAGTGTTAGGTAAAGCAACAGGAAAAGGAAATATTGATAATTTTGTATTAACAGTAAGAAGATTATTGAATCAAAACAAAGTTGAGGAAGCAATCGAAGAATGCGACAGACAGGAAGGGTCGATCGGAAATGTAGTGAAAGAGGGATTAACCACTTACAAAGCATTATCCAATGATACTACCATGAACAAAGAGCAGAAAATGGTAGCTCTTAACAAATCGATCGAAGAGGCTACAACTCTTGAAATGCCAATGTTAGAAAAAAACATGATGATTCTTTCTACCTTAGGTACAGTAGCAACTTTGGTAGCACTATTGGGAACGGTAATCGGGATGATTAAAGCATTTAGCGCACTAGGTTCTGGTGGAGGTACTCCGGATTCTGCTGCATTATCAATCGGTATTTCTGAAGCGTTAGTAAATACTGCTTTAGGTATTGGTACATCTGCGGTTGCAATTGTTCTTTATAACTATTTTACTTCTAAGATTGACGGATTAACGTTCAAAATTGACGAAATCGCAATGTCAATCCAGCAGTCATTTGCCGAATTCCACTAA
- the leuS gene encoding leucine--tRNA ligase, whose product MFYDHQSIDKKWQKFWEENQTYKTENATDRPKFYVLDMFPYPSGAGLHVGHPLGYIASDIYARYKRHQGFNVLHPIGYDSFGLPAEQYAIQTGQHPAVTTEENITRYEQQMRKIGFSFDWSREVRTSDSSFYKWTQWIFIQLFDSWYNKTSDKAEPISGLIYHFENHGTQNLSAVQNDQLNFTAEEWKSASELDQQDILLNYRLAYRAETTVNWCPGLGTVLANDEVKDGKSERGGFPVFQKKMMQWSMRITAYSERLLQGLNNLDWPQPLKDAQEYWIGKSQGAQVTFDVEDSVEKISVFTTRPDTIFGATFMVLAPENPLVKSLTIEGQKEEVENYIEQTSKKTERDRMSDVKNVSGAFTGSYALNPFTNQEMPVYISDYVLMGYGTGAVMAVPAHDERDHRFAKKFDLTIINVIENNNDIQEESFDSKDSVCVNSEFLNGLKYDDAKSLIITEIEKRNIGHGTTNYRQRDAIFSRQRYWGEPVPVYYKEGMPYTLPISALPLELPEVEKYLPTEDGDPPLGNAKNFAWDELNGKVVSTELIDDQTVFPLELSTMPGWAGSSWYFLRYMDPKNEEVFTNKNLSDYWGQVDLYIGGSEHATGHLLYSRFWNMFMKDRGYINHDEPFKKLINQGMILGMSAYVLRIDRTNQYVSKSLAKDYQVQKIHVDVSLLKGGTDELDTEEFKKWRPEYADAEFILEDGKYITEREVEKMSKSKYNVVNPDDICDEYGADCLRLYEMFLGPLEQSKPWNTQGLSGVYGFLKKFYNLYFNGDDFEVSEDEPTKQEYKILHTLIKKVVTDIDNFSFNTSVSQFMIAVNELQKLKTNKRNILESLAIIVSPYAPHIAEELWSKLGHTESIEFAPFPKFEEKHLVEDEIEYPVSFNGKMRFKLSLSAELSIPEIQEIVLADNRTMEQLQGNNPKKVIIVPKKIINIVL is encoded by the coding sequence ATGTTTTACGACCATCAATCCATCGACAAAAAGTGGCAGAAATTCTGGGAAGAAAATCAAACCTATAAAACTGAAAACGCAACCGATAGACCGAAATTTTATGTTTTGGATATGTTTCCGTATCCTTCCGGTGCGGGTTTACATGTTGGGCATCCGCTGGGTTACATCGCTTCAGACATTTATGCGAGATATAAAAGGCATCAGGGGTTTAATGTTTTACATCCGATTGGCTATGATTCCTTTGGGCTTCCGGCGGAACAATACGCCATTCAAACCGGTCAGCATCCTGCGGTAACCACAGAAGAAAATATTACGCGGTACGAACAGCAAATGCGTAAAATTGGTTTTTCATTTGACTGGAGCAGAGAAGTGAGAACTTCAGATTCCTCTTTTTATAAATGGACGCAATGGATTTTTATTCAGCTTTTTGATTCCTGGTATAATAAAACGAGTGATAAAGCGGAACCGATTTCAGGATTGATTTATCATTTTGAAAACCACGGGACTCAAAATTTATCAGCGGTTCAAAACGATCAATTAAATTTCACTGCAGAAGAGTGGAAAAGTGCTTCTGAGTTGGATCAACAAGATATTCTGTTAAACTACCGTTTAGCTTATCGTGCAGAAACAACTGTAAATTGGTGTCCTGGTTTAGGAACTGTTTTAGCCAATGATGAGGTAAAAGACGGAAAATCTGAACGTGGTGGTTTCCCTGTTTTCCAAAAGAAAATGATGCAATGGAGCATGAGAATCACGGCTTATTCTGAAAGATTACTGCAAGGTTTAAATAATTTGGATTGGCCACAACCTTTGAAAGATGCTCAGGAATACTGGATCGGAAAATCCCAGGGAGCGCAGGTGACTTTCGATGTTGAAGATTCGGTTGAAAAGATCTCCGTTTTCACAACACGTCCCGATACTATTTTTGGAGCAACGTTCATGGTTTTGGCGCCCGAAAATCCTTTGGTTAAAAGCTTAACGATAGAAGGTCAAAAAGAAGAGGTTGAAAATTATATCGAACAGACTTCCAAGAAAACGGAGCGAGACCGTATGTCCGACGTGAAGAATGTGAGTGGTGCTTTCACCGGAAGCTATGCTTTGAATCCATTTACCAATCAGGAAATGCCGGTTTATATTTCCGATTATGTGTTGATGGGTTACGGAACAGGCGCGGTAATGGCGGTTCCTGCTCATGACGAGCGCGATCACCGTTTTGCAAAGAAATTCGATTTGACAATCATTAATGTTATTGAAAACAATAATGACATTCAGGAAGAGTCTTTTGATTCGAAAGATTCAGTTTGTGTGAATTCTGAATTTTTGAATGGATTAAAATATGATGACGCTAAATCATTAATTATCACTGAAATTGAAAAGAGAAATATCGGTCATGGTACAACCAATTACCGACAGCGCGATGCGATTTTTTCCCGCCAGAGATATTGGGGAGAACCGGTTCCTGTTTATTATAAAGAGGGAATGCCGTACACTTTGCCAATTTCAGCATTGCCGTTGGAATTGCCTGAAGTTGAGAAATATCTTCCAACTGAAGATGGCGATCCACCTTTAGGAAATGCTAAAAATTTCGCATGGGATGAGCTTAATGGAAAGGTAGTATCTACAGAATTAATAGATGATCAAACTGTTTTCCCTTTGGAATTATCCACGATGCCAGGTTGGGCAGGAAGTTCCTGGTATTTCTTAAGATATATGGATCCTAAAAACGAAGAAGTCTTTACCAATAAGAATCTTTCAGATTATTGGGGACAGGTCGATTTATATATTGGAGGAAGCGAACACGCCACCGGACATTTACTGTATTCCCGTTTCTGGAATATGTTTATGAAAGACCGTGGTTACATTAACCATGATGAACCGTTTAAAAAACTCATCAATCAGGGAATGATTTTGGGTATGAGTGCGTATGTTTTAAGAATTGACCGAACAAACCAATATGTTTCTAAAAGTTTAGCAAAAGATTATCAGGTTCAAAAAATACATGTTGACGTTTCTTTATTAAAAGGAGGAACTGATGAGCTGGATACGGAGGAATTCAAAAAATGGCGTCCAGAATACGCTGATGCTGAATTTATCTTAGAAGACGGAAAATACATCACAGAGCGCGAGGTCGAAAAAATGTCGAAATCGAAATACAACGTCGTAAATCCAGATGATATTTGTGACGAATATGGCGCAGACTGTTTGCGTTTGTATGAAATGTTCCTTGGTCCTTTGGAGCAGTCAAAACCATGGAATACACAAGGCTTAAGTGGAGTTTATGGTTTTTTGAAAAAATTCTATAACCTTTATTTTAATGGAGATGATTTTGAAGTTTCAGAGGATGAACCAACGAAACAGGAATATAAAATCCTGCATACTTTAATTAAAAAAGTGGTGACGGATATTGATAATTTCTCATTTAATACTTCAGTTTCGCAGTTTATGATTGCGGTAAACGAATTGCAAAAGCTGAAAACCAATAAAAGGAATATCCTGGAATCTTTAGCAATTATTGTTTCTCCATATGCGCCACATATTGCAGAAGAGTTATGGAGCAAATTAGGACATACCGAGTCGATCGAGTTTGCGCCTTTCCCCAAATTTGAAGAAAAGCATTTGGTAGAAGATGAAATCGAATATCCGGTGAGTTTTAATGGTAAGATGAGATTTAAATTAAGTCTTTCCGCAGAGTTATCAATACCTGAAATTCAGGAAATAGTTTTAGCTGATAATCGGACAATGGAACAATTACAGGGAAATAATCCAAAAAAAGTAATCATTGTACCGAAAAAAATAATTAATATTGTTCTCTGA
- a CDS encoding glycosyltransferase family 2 protein gives MPEVSIITPCYNSANFLEETIQSVLNQKFTDWEWLITDDGSSDDSVKMIKEINDSRIILTVAKRNGGAGPARNLSLEKATGKFITFLDADDYWEPNFLEEMVSFMKKEKAELAYSNYARCDKNLNPKIADFQADKEVTFDNLLKTCRLSLLSSMYDSERVGKEFFPAGSKREDHVMWLNLLKKIPVGKPLPKTMAKYRMHASSISRKKTNIMKDQYLVYKDYMHFSTLKSWYYTANWALNGFMKYSKFFN, from the coding sequence ATGCCCGAAGTTTCCATCATTACACCGTGCTATAATTCTGCAAATTTCTTAGAAGAAACCATTCAGTCAGTGCTTAATCAAAAATTTACTGATTGGGAATGGCTGATTACAGATGATGGTTCATCGGATGATTCTGTGAAAATGATTAAGGAAATTAATGATTCCCGAATTATCCTAACCGTCGCAAAAAGAAATGGTGGCGCGGGTCCTGCCCGAAATTTATCTTTAGAAAAAGCCACAGGAAAATTCATTACTTTTTTAGATGCTGATGATTATTGGGAACCGAACTTTTTAGAGGAAATGGTTTCTTTTATGAAAAAAGAAAAAGCCGAACTCGCCTATTCCAATTATGCGAGATGTGATAAGAATTTGAATCCTAAAATAGCAGATTTTCAAGCGGACAAAGAGGTTACTTTTGATAACCTGTTAAAAACCTGTCGCTTATCTTTATTAAGTTCAATGTACGACTCTGAAAGAGTGGGCAAAGAATTTTTTCCGGCCGGAAGCAAACGGGAAGATCACGTGATGTGGCTGAATTTATTAAAAAAAATCCCAGTCGGGAAACCGCTTCCGAAAACGATGGCCAAATACAGAATGCACGCAAGCAGCATTTCCAGAAAAAAGACCAATATCATGAAAGACCAATATCTGGTGTATAAAGATTATATGCATTTTTCTACCCTAAAATCCTGGTATTATACTGCAAATTGGGCGTTAAATGGTTTTATGAAATACTCTAAATTTTTTAATTAA
- a CDS encoding deoxyuridine 5'-triphosphate nucleotidohydrolase, whose product MEYSKEFKEAISNFTSQEKDKLIIRLLKKDRILSHRLYFELIDPETADDKRNQMEALVKEEVSIAAKKFGRTKYFLPAIRKVSAKITEHVKITTDKFGEVSLTLLLVSETLKHAPKTGDHYKLYIYLLNKIFRSFVLTKKLDPDYYLDLREIFEEVHQQIVKNKSLEDLTLHNGLFLSWFDPENIPDQIDLILKGIKAEGLLR is encoded by the coding sequence ATGGAATATTCGAAAGAATTTAAAGAGGCAATTTCAAATTTTACCTCTCAGGAAAAAGATAAATTGATTATTCGTTTGCTGAAAAAAGATAGGATTTTATCACATCGGCTTTATTTCGAATTAATCGATCCGGAAACGGCAGATGATAAACGGAATCAAATGGAGGCTTTAGTTAAAGAAGAAGTTTCAATTGCTGCGAAAAAATTCGGACGAACCAAATATTTCCTGCCCGCAATTCGAAAAGTGAGTGCAAAAATAACGGAACATGTAAAAATTACGACGGATAAATTCGGCGAAGTTTCTTTAACGCTTTTATTAGTGAGTGAAACATTAAAACACGCCCCAAAAACCGGTGATCATTACAAATTATACATTTATCTCCTCAATAAAATTTTCCGCTCTTTCGTTTTAACTAAAAAATTAGATCCTGATTATTATTTAGATTTACGGGAAATTTTTGAAGAGGTTCATCAGCAAATTGTAAAAAATAAAAGCCTGGAAGATCTCACTTTACACAACGGACTATTTCTAAGTTGGTTCGATCCGGAAAACATTCCTGACCAAATTGATTTAATTCTGAAAGGAATCAAGGCAGAAGGATTATTGCGCTGA